The following proteins come from a genomic window of Heptranchias perlo isolate sHepPer1 chromosome 14, sHepPer1.hap1, whole genome shotgun sequence:
- the LOC137332641 gene encoding protocadherin beta-14-like has translation MASFMNRCVSQWQCLYLIVVYISNSVCGNIRYSISEELELGAFVGNIANDLRLDVNQLSARRFRTVTDHKTQYLDVNLNTGALFIKEKIDREQLCEQRLTCVLMLEAVMENPLKLYSFEVEILDINDNPPVFQKSQMRLEISESASPGTRFRLQNAHDRDAGTNSVRTYEISQNEHFVLELRRERIVAPELVLQRPLDREQQPTHQLTLTAIDGGTPQRSGTTLITINVFDINDNAPVFEQSVYQITIAENVPKDTLIMKLNALDMDEGQNGEIIYSFSDHTPDRVRNTFSLDSRNGEIRVTGTVDFEEAHEYQICVEAKDRGPDAAPVYCEVLLKIADVNDNAPEIIVSSMSSPIPENASLGTAVALLKVTDRDSEERGDVTCHISKNTPFKLDSSFNNYYTLVVDGDIDREEVSDYKINISCTDAGSPPLSSYRTIPIELSDINDNTPSFMQPSFTMHVTENNAVGKSIGSVPAFDPDSDQNAYLTYTILDTFIHGMPTSTFTSISSANGVMFAQRSFDYEQIKKFQVHVQVKDAGSPPLNSTITVNVIIVDQNDNVPVILLPLSNRGSSAEETMPRSADPGYLVAKVTATDADSGQNAQLYYQLLQPTDESLFTVSPETGEIWTIRRFGIQSSRREKIVILVRDNGKPSLSSTTTINLTVLDEDTENPSNVGMLANPGRWTSDLRRYLIISFGTISIIFLLPIIILSIKVHKGRNAMNGHRCSWTIPFSFLWRNSSRGIEKASINLPIPPHYADNETASETFRYDVCQTLNSDMKDFMFVKLHGPTAPTINIKTGACMASVNGNASDSIMAVTTESHESAHEPEAGTNRVHTYQLSKNEHFTLELQTDGEQTVTAELVLERPLDREHQPIQQSTLTAIDGETPVSLVHGMPAPTFFTIISANGMMFAQRSFDYEQLKNVQVFLDIMDTGSPRLNSYVTVNMIIVDQNKNAPVILSPLSNRGSVAEETMPRSADPGYLVAKVTATDADSGQNAKLHYQFLQPIDESLGTGHIWTIRRFGIIDLLKKTS, from the exons atggcctccttcatgaATCGCTGCGTGTCACAATGGCAATGTTTATATTTAATAGTCGTATATATTTCAAATTCAGTTTGTGGGAACATTCGCTATTCAATTTCTGAAGAATTAGAACTTGGTGCCTTTGTTGGGAATATTGCTAACGATCTAAGGTTAGATGTAAATCAACTGTCTGCTCGCAGGTTTCGGACTGTAACCGACCATAAAACGCAATACCTAGACGTTAATTTAAACACCGGAGCTTTGTTCATAAAAGAGAAAATCGACAGGGAACAGCTTTGTGAACAAAGGCTCACGTGTGTACTGATGTTGGAAGCCGTGATGGAAAATCCTCTAAAGCTATACAGTTTTGAAGTTGAAATTCTAGACATAAATGACAATCCGCCCGTATTCCAAAAGAGCCAAATGCGTTTGGAAATTTCAGAAAGTGCATCACCGGGAACACGCTTCAGGCTTCAAAACGCGCATGACCGGGACGCCGGAACTAACAGTGTCCGCACCTACGAAATCAGTCAAAATGAGCACTTCGTTTTAGAATTACGAAGAGAAAGAATAGTTGCTCCGGAGTTAGTCCTTCAGCGACCTCTCGATCGAGAACAGCAGCCCACTCATCAGTTAACACTGACGGCGATTGATGGAGGCACCCCTCAGAGATCTGGAACCACCCTGATCACCATTAATGTATTTGACATAAACGACAATGCACCAGTTTTTGAACAAAGCGTCTATCAAATCACCATTGCAGAAAACGTACCAAAAGATACTTTGATTATGAAACTAAATGCACTAGATATGGACGAGGGCCAAAATGGTGAAATAATATATTCTTTTAGCGACCATACTCCCGACAGAGTACGTAATACATTTAGCTTGGATTCGAGAAACGGAGAAATTAGAGTAACTGGAACTGTGGATTTCGAAGAAGCACATGAATATCAGATTTGCGTAGAAGCTAAGGACAGAGGTCCGGATGCAGCGCCAGTATATTGTGAAGTTCTGCTAAAGATTGCAGATGTTAACGACAACGCCCCTGAAATTATAGTGAGCTCCATGTCCAGTCCAATCCCAGAAAACGCTTCCCTGGGGACGGCGGTAGCTCTTTTAAAAGTAACAGACAGAGACTCTGAAGAAAGGGGAGATGTTACCTGCCACATTAGCAAAAATACTCCCTTCAAGCTTGATAGTTCTTTTAATAATTACTACACACTGGTCGTCGATGGTGATATAGATCGTGAAGAAGTGTCCGACTATAAGATTAACATTTCATGTACTGATGCTGGCTCACCCCCGCTCTCCAGCTACAGAACAATCCCAATTGAACTTTCCGATATTAACGACAACACACCATCCTTTATGCAACCTTCATTCACAATGCATGTGACGGAGAATAATGCTGTTGGCAAGTCCATCGGTTCTGTGCCAGCGTTTGATCCAGATTCAGATCAAAATGCTTACTTGACTTACACCATTTTGGATACCTTTATTCATGGCATGCCTACATCCACGTTCACCTCGATCAGTTCAGCCAATGGTGTGATGTTTGCGCAGCGCTCTTTTGATTATGAGCAAATCAAAAAATTTCAAGTCCATGTGCAAGTAAAGGATGCTGGATCCCCTCCGCTTAACAGCACTATAACTGTGAATGTGATTATCGTCGATCAGAATGATAATGTCCCTGTGATCCTATTGCCCTTGTCAAATAGAGGTTCCTCAGCAGAGGAGACAATGCCCAGATCTGCTGATCCGGGTTATTTAGTTGCTAAGGTGACAGCCACTGATGCTGATTCTGGTCAAAACGCTCAACTCTACTATCAATTACTTCAACCTACCGATGAAAGTCTGTTTACTGTGAGCCCTGAAACGGGAGAAATCTGGACCATCCGGCGTTTTGGGATCCAAAGCTCACGAAGGGAAAAAATCGTAATCCTGGTAAGGGATAATGGTAAGCCATCACTTTCATCCACAACCACCATCAATTTGACAGTGTTGGATGAAGATACAGAAAATCCTTCAAATGTTGGTATGTTGGCGAACCCTGGACGATGGACATCTGATTTAAGACGTTATTTAATCATATCTTTTGGCACAATCTCTATCATTTTTCTACTGCCAATTATAATCCTCTCCATAAAGGTCCATAAAGGAAGGAATGCAATGAATGGTCACAGGTGCTCTTGGACGATACCATTTTCTTTTCTGTGGAGGAATTCGTCGCGTGGAATTGAAAAGGCTAGCATAAATCTCCCAATACCACCGCATTATGCAGATAACGAGACTGCTTCTGAAACATTTCGCTATGATGTGTGTCAAACTTTGAATTCAGACATGAAAGATTTCATGTTCGTGAAGTTACATGGCCCAACCGCACCCACAATTAACATCAAGACTGGCGCATGTATGGCGAGTGTTAATGGAAATGCATCCGATTCTATCATGGCGGTAACGACTGAATCCCACGAG AGCGCACATGAGCCGGAAGCCGGGACCAACAGAGTCCATACTTACCAGCTCAGCAAAAATGAACACTTCACTTTGGAACTACAAACGGACGGCGAACAAACTGTGACCGCCGAGTTAGTCCTTGAACGACCTCTAGACCGGGAACATCAACCAATCCAGCAGTCAACCTTGACTGCGATTGATGGAGAAACGCCTGTGAG TCTGGTGCATGGCATGCCTGCGCCAACTTTCTTCACAATCATTTCAGCCAATGGTATGATGTTTGCGCAGCGCTCTTTTGATTACGAGCAACTGAAAAATGTTCAAGTCTTTCTGGATATTATGGATACTGGATCCCCTCGGCTCAACAGCTACGTAACTGTGAATATGATCATCGTAGATCAGAATAAAAACGCCCCTGTGATCCTATCGCCCTTGTCAAATAGAGGTTCCGTAGCAGAGGAGACAATGCCCAGATCTGCGGATCCAGGTTACTTGGTTGCTAAGGTGACAGCGACAGATGCTGATTCTGGTCAGAACGCTAAACTTCACTACCAATTTCTACAGCCCATTGATGAAAGTCTGGGAACGGGACACATCTGGACTATCCGCCGCTTTGGGATCATCGATTTGCTCAAAAAAACCTCGTAA
- the LOC137332642 gene encoding protocadherin-10-like, which translates to MAYLRQILYLILVYVSHSVYGDVRYPIPEELQDGAFVGNIAKDLGLDVRQLSARKFRIVSENQKQYLGVNFNNGILFINERIDREQLCEQTLACVLTLESVVEYPLKLYRVEVQILDINDNPPVFQRSENRFEISEMASPGARFPLQSAHDPDSGTNSVRNYRLSPSEHFILDLQSNSEQIVTAELVLQQPLDREQQATHRLTLTAIDGGSPTKSGTCQIIIIVSDVNDNVPVFDKNVYRIVIAENVPKGSLIAKINATDLDEGTNGELIYSLSDNTADRVRKLFSIESENGEIRINEMVDFEEAQNYEMTVQAKDKGPAAVPAYCKVLVKITDVNDNAPRIMLTSVHSSIPEDASAGTLVATLKVTDRDSKERQVVHCHVSKNVPFKLDSSFTNYYTVVTDGDIDRETMPEYNITITCTDTGKPPLSTNKTISVPISDVNDNAPRFTRSSFTMYVTENNAIGASIGFLSAIDPDLNQNGRLSYSILDSLVHGVPVPTFVSINSASGVMYAHCSFDYEQVNNFLVSVQAKDAGSPPHSSYVTVNVIILDQNDNAPVILSPLSNRGFVAEEIMPRSADPGYLVVKVTATDVDSGQNAHLFYQLRQPTDESLFTMASGTGEIWTIRRFGMKDSLKQKLVVVVRDNGKPSLSSTVSINLSVLDIDRESASNVAMLGNSGPWTPDVRRYLIISFGTISFVFLVAIAILAIKVQKGARGDHGYCCSCGMPFCFKRKDSLQGVQKTSVNFQLPANYTDVYERETVPQTFHYDLCPTSNSPMNDFMFLKLHGPAAPMINIKTGSLLMEQNGKESNCKDTIQSHKVRRVINVQVP; encoded by the coding sequence ATGGCCTACTTACggcaaattctttatttgatactTGTCTACGTTTCACATTCAGTTTATGGGGACGTTCGCTATCCAATTCCTGAAGAATTGCAGGATGGTGCCTTTGTTGGAAATATTGCTAAGGACCTGGGGCTAGATGTACGACAGCTGTCCGCTCGCAAGTTTCGGATTGTATCTGAAAATCAAAAGCAATACCTGGGCGTGAATTTTAACAACGGAATTCTGTTCATAAATGAGAGAATAGACAGGGAACAGCTTTGCGAACAGACCCTCGCGTGTGTATTGACTTTGGAATCTGTTGTAGAATATCCTCTTAAACTGTACCGTGTTGAGGTTCAGATTCTCGACATAAATGACAATCCACCCGTATTCCAAAGAAGCGAGAATCGCTTTGAAATATCAGAAATGGCATCGCCCGGAGCGCGCTTCCCACTTCAGAGCGCGCACGACCCTGACTCCGGAACCAACAGCGTCCGCAACTATCGACTCAGCCCAAGTGAGCATTTTATTTTAGATCTACAATCAAATAGCGAGCAAATTGTCACGGCAGAGTTAGTCCTACAGCAACCCCTAGACCGAGAGCAGCAAGCCACTCATCGGTTAACATTGACAGCAATTGACGGAGGCTCCCCGACGAAATCTGGAACCTGCCAGATTATAATAATTGTATCTGATGTAAATGACAATGTACCGGTTTTCGATAAGAACGTGTATCGAATTGTCATTGCAGAGAACGTACCGAAAGGTTCTTTGATAGCGAAAATTAATGCTACGGATTTGGACGAAGGTACAAATGGTGAGTTGATATATTCTCTCAGTGACAACACTGCCGATAGAGTACGTAAACTGTTTAGCATAGAGTCCGAAAACGGAGAGATCAGAATAAATGAAATGGTGGATTTCGAAGAAGCACAGAATTATGAGATGACGGTGCAAGCGAAAGACAAAGGGCCTGCGGCAGTGCCCGCGTACTGTAAAGTTCTAGTAAAAATTACTGATGTTAATGATAATGCTCCCAGAATAATGTTAACTTCTGTGCACAGTTCGATACCAGAGGACGCCTCAGCAGGGACTTTAGTAGCTACTTTGAAAGTAACGGACCGTGATTCCAAAGAAAGGCAGGTTGTTCATTGTCACGTCTCCAAAAATGTCCCCTTTAAGCTTGATAGCTCTTTTACTAACTATTACACAGTGGTCACCGATGGTGACATAGATCGTGAAACGATGCCTGAGTACAACATTACCATTACATGTACAGACACGGGCAAACCCCCGCTTTCCACTAACAAAACCATCTCAGTTCCAATTTCGGATGTAAACGACAACGCACCACGGTTTACGCGATCTTCCTTTACTATGTACGTGACGGAAAATAATGCCATTGGTGCCTCTATTGGATTTCTATCAGCGATTGATCCAGATTTAAATCAAAATGGCCGACTGTCGTATTCCATCCTGGATAGCCTTGTTCATGGCGTGCCTGTGCCCACGTTCGTCTCAATCAATTCCGCCAGCGGCGTGATGTATGCGCACTGCTCTTTTGATTACGAACAGGTCAATAATTTTCTGGTTTCTGTGCAAGCAAAGGACGCTGGATCCCCTCCGCACAGCAGCTACGTAACTGTGAATGTGATCATCCTCGATCAGAATGATAATGCCCCTGTGATCCTATCGCCCTTGTCAAATAGAGGCTTCGTAGCAGAAGAGATAATGCCCAGATCTGCCGATCCAGGTTACTTGGTTGTTAAAGTGACAGCTACAGACGTCGATTCTGGACAGAACGCCCATCTATTTTATCAACTTCGTCAGCCCACCGACGAAAGTTTGTTTACAATGGCATCTGGGACGGGAGAAATCTGGACCATCCGCCGCTTTGGGATGAAGGATTCGCTCAAACAGAAACTCGTTGTCGTGGTCAGAGACAATGGAAAACCTTCACTTTCATCGACAGTCAGTATCAACTTATCAGTGTTGGATATTGATAGAGAAAGTGCATCTAACGTCGCTATGTTGGGAAACTCTGGACCATGGACGCCTGATGTAAGGCGTTATTTGATCATATCTTTTGGCACAATCTCGTTCGTTTTTCTTGTGGCTATTGCAATCCTCGCCATTAAGGTTCAGAAAGGTGCACGTGGAGATCATGGCTACTGTTGCTCCTGCGGCATGCCATTCTGCTTCAAGCGAAAAGATTCGCTGCAAGGAGTTCAAAAGACCAGTGTAAACTTTCAACTCCCAGCCAATTATACAGATGTGTACGAACGGGAGACGGTCCCTCAAACATTTCACTATGACTTATGTCCAACTTCAAATTCACCCATGAATGACTTCATGTTTTTAAAGTTACATGGTCCAGCGGCACCCATGATTAATATCAAAACTGGCTCGTTATTAATGGAACAAAATGGAAAGGAATCCAATTGTAAGGATACCATTCAATCACACAAGGTGAGGCGTGTAATAAATGTTCAAGTTCCATAA